GGTCGTGAGCGATACCGGTTCCGGGATGGATGAGCAAACCAAGTCTCGCATCTTTGAACCTTTCTTCACCACGAAGGAAACGGGCAAAGGGACCGGGTTGGGTTTGGCTACCGTATTTGGAATCGTGAAACAGAGTGAGGGGCACGTGACGGTCGATAGCGAGTTGGGAACAGGAACCACGTTTAAGGTCTACCTACCTAGACATGAAACAGCAGCAACCAGTGAGGACGCGACGAAAGTTTCGACGTCGGCCCCGCGCGGTACTGAGACGATCCTGGTAGCAGAAGATGAAGAGATGCTGCTTAAGCTGGCCAGTCGCATTTTGTCGTCGCAGGGTTACGCGGTGTTGCAGGCCGGCGACGGTGAGGAAGCGCTTCAAATGTATCGCGCACATGCAGGACCAATTCACCTACTGCTCGCCGATGTGGTAATGCCAAAAATGAGCGGTAGGCAACTCTACGATCAGCTCAGCGCGATCCAGCCCGGGTTAAAAGTGCTCTTCATGTCGGGTTATACCGACGACGCGGTCCTTCGGCACGGAGTTCTCGAATCCACGACGAACTTCCTCGAGAAGCCGTTCACTTACGCCGCGTTGTCAACCTGCGTACGCCGTGCGCTGGATGCGATGTGAAGCTGTTGGGTTACGCCGAAACCCAGCTAAAGACCCTTTGGAGAAGCGACCACCCACGCCCGAACTCGCGAGCGTCAACAGGTCTTGCCTCGCTGGACCTGAGCGGCACGGAGACTTCAGGCATCTCGGCTTGCGATGTGGAGGACAACTCATCTTCGGCGTTTGTCGACTCCGTAGTTGTTGAATCGTTTGCCGTAGACCTAGGCTCCGCCGCTTCAGGCATCACGTATTCCCTGAACATCGCAGAACGCCGTTTCACCAACGCTTTTACTTTCGCAGCGAGTACCGAGAAATCGGTTGGCTTGAAAAGAATGTCGTCCACTCCTCGGACAATCAGATCCTTAGCGAGTTTGGGCTCCATTACGCCGGTATGAATAATTACTACAGGACGGCGTTGTGCGGCAAGCAGATGGGTCGCCAGCGCATGACCGTGTTGATTGGGCATTCTCAAGTCGGTTACCACGGCATCGTATTTGCTTGCGGCCAACATCTGCAGGGCCTCATTGCCATCGTTCGCAAGATTGCAAGCAAAGCCATCTTGGCTCAGAGCGCGATGCAATAGCCTGCGCATCATCACCTCATCGTCGACCACTAGCGGCATTAATTGGGCACATTTGGCCATTCCGCGAAGCCTCTGCTTGCCATTCAATTCGATCAAGAAACGCGAAAACACGCGAGAAATCGCGTGTTTTCTTGAGCACCCCCAGCAGGATTCGAACCTGCGACCTGCCGCTTAGAAGGCGGCTGCTCTATCCAGCTGAGCTATAGGGGCGAATGGGCGGACTAAAGAAACGCGGCTGTTACGGCGCAGGGCAGGCATGCATTATTGGGGCGATGGGTAGACACGTAAAGCCGACTGCGAGTTCGGTAGTGGGGCAATTTGGTTGTCCAGCCTGGCCACGAGGTGGCTTGCGGGCGAACGAGTCAAGCATCCCAGGCAACCGTTGCCACCGAGAGAAATGTGCTCAGCACTGGGCACCTCTTCGTCTCGTGATCTCCCAACTAAATTCATCGTACATGTTCAACATTCACCCCGATTGTTGAACACCGATCGCTCGGAAACCCGAGAGTTGCGCAGGTCCCTGTTCAACAATTGACCCGATTGTTGAACACCCCCTTCTGCGATGACTGCTCGTTCTCGAGGTCGTGAGAATCAGCCCGGCACAAAAGACTGGCTGTCGCGACTGCACAGAAAAAAACTGCAACGGCGCATAAAAAAACCCTGGTCGGAGAGGGTGACCAGGGTCTGGAATGATTTGGAAACCGGGGGCTACTGGGCGACCGGCGGTGAGAACTTAATCTTCTCGACCAGTTTGACGATTTGCCCGTCGCGCATTTCGCCCGAGACAGCAGTGATCGCTTCGATTACGTGCTCGTAGTGCAGGTTGTAATCGCAAACGAGTTCAACTTCGGCCGAGGAGGCCAAGCTGCCGTCTCCAACGATGCCGGCGACGTGATTGTGCAATCGCGTCCACCGGTCGCCACCGCTGAACTCCGAGTCGTTCATTACGACGCGGGCGCATTTGCCGGCCGAATCAGCCTTCAGGAAGAGCTTCATCGGCGGCAATTGGTTAGGATCGGGTGGACCTGCGCGCGGAGCGGCCAGCGGCATGCGAATGTTGAAATCGCCCTCGGCAGTAGCGATCTTCAACGTCATTACGAAGAACGTCAGCAATTGGAACACGATATCGATCATGGGTGTCATGTCGATCGCGATCTTGCTGTTCCCCTGCTTTTTGATTTTAACTGCCATAGTTCAACTTTGAGTCAGATTGAATTAGTAGCCGATTTCTTCATTTGCCCGGAGCGTGAACTTTTCAAAGCCCACTTCCTGACAGACTTTGATCAGATCCTGGACATCGCCTGTTTTGCAGTCTTTATGTGCCCGGATGATGATCGTGGCATTGGCGGCCGACGAATTCTGAGTCTGCAGAACGTAAACCTCATTCTTCAACTTGGGGATGAGCGCCTTGCGATCTGCATATACTTCTGCCGCCAACAACGGATTGCCGTCCTTGGTCATTTGAATCGTGATTGGCGTTTCGAAGGGGGCTTCGGGGGGCTTCGCTAGTTGACTGGACGGCAGGACGACGCGGGAGTCCTGCTCGGCAGCTTCGAAATTGATGAGAATCATGAAGAAGGCGATCAGCTGAAACGTCATGTCGATCATCGGCGTCATGTCGATTTCGTACTGCTCGACTTCTTTTCGCTTTAGCTTGAAACCCATGAAATCACTTGTCCAACCAACGCGGAACTACAAACCCCGACGCGAAACGATGTCGTACGTCAATTACTTCTTACCCATCGATTCGAAG
Above is a window of Anatilimnocola aggregata DNA encoding:
- a CDS encoding ExbD/TolR family protein, producing MGFKLKRKEVEQYEIDMTPMIDMTFQLIAFFMILINFEAAEQDSRVVLPSSQLAKPPEAPFETPITIQMTKDGNPLLAAEVYADRKALIPKLKNEVYVLQTQNSSAANATIIIRAHKDCKTGDVQDLIKVCQEVGFEKFTLRANEEIGY
- a CDS encoding ExbD/TolR family protein, with the protein product MAVKIKKQGNSKIAIDMTPMIDIVFQLLTFFVMTLKIATAEGDFNIRMPLAAPRAGPPDPNQLPPMKLFLKADSAGKCARVVMNDSEFSGGDRWTRLHNHVAGIVGDGSLASSAEVELVCDYNLHYEHVIEAITAVSGEMRDGQIVKLVEKIKFSPPVAQ
- a CDS encoding response regulator translates to MFSRFLIELNGKQRLRGMAKCAQLMPLVVDDEVMMRRLLHRALSQDGFACNLANDGNEALQMLAASKYDAVVTDLRMPNQHGHALATHLLAAQRRPVVIIHTGVMEPKLAKDLIVRGVDDILFKPTDFSVLAAKVKALVKRRSAMFREYVMPEAAEPRSTANDSTTTESTNAEDELSSTSQAEMPEVSVPLRSSEARPVDAREFGRGWSLLQRVFSWVSA